A genomic segment from Aegilops tauschii subsp. strangulata cultivar AL8/78 chromosome 1, Aet v6.0, whole genome shotgun sequence encodes:
- the LOC109743071 gene encoding multisubstrate pseudouridine synthase 7 isoform X2: MARSSSVTEAEVGISCFTSALPGFRGVLKHRYSDFIVHEVARDGSVVRLTSLDLPDQCVDAKEEEKAAPAADADHSKALELFGELCGEADCHALRGLLEKVAAGGEGDFSPVMLSPDADKAHRSEVHNFFKKNFKFLVTDTVEHSDGVQKYIRVRVGSEAGGGRGRGGRGGGGRGGGGRGRKRKNMNGSDWGDDRPFDSRGSSSWPANAGKFLRFHLCKENKDTQDALGVIGKMLGLQSRSFGFSGTKDKRAVTTQQVTVFKVPANKIAALNKRLYGIKVGNFCYVKEGLGLGQLMGNRFTITLRGVVAESEDMIKAAVDGLGKNGFINYYGLQRFGSGSVPTHRIGAALLRGEWKNAVNLVLDPREGERDDIKEVREHYKQHGDIDMALRNFPRHLVAEKAILQCLRKCPDNYLQALKGIPRPLRMMYVHSYQSYLWNHAASMRVEKYGISQVVEGDLIYTKESHPGEATSVGTSEVDGLTNSSEIDICPEAIPEENIQSVKLVDSEDLSKGIYSFEDVVLPLPGSQALFPGNEVAEIYHEMAKKDGISLTENAHGVKEFSITSMKGGYRRVFQKPIDFEWELMTYTDDSASLAETDLDILSKGKLTEAKVANEPAASSKNSASNPPDCKMEEPLATSMPTSETRLEENKSIGSSDTLPSKLAVKLAFTLPASSYATMAIRELLKDSTSVAYQKTLDC; this comes from the exons ATGGCGCGCTCGAGCTCCGTCACCGAGGCCGAGGTCGGCATCTCCTGCTTCACCTCCGCCCTCCCGggcttccgcggcgtcctcaagCACCGCTACTCCGACTTCATCGTCCACGAGGTCGCCCGCGACGGCTCCGTCGTGCGCctcacctccctcgatctccccgACCAG TGCGTGGatgccaaggaggaggagaaggcggcgccggcggccgaCGCCGACCACTCCAAGGCCCTCGAGTTGTTCGGCGAGCTCTGCGGTGAGGCGGACTGCCATGCGCTGAGGGGGCTTCTCGAGAAGGTCGCGGCCGGCGGCGAGGGTGATTTCTCGCCGGTTATGCTCTCGCCGGATGCTGACAAGGCCCATCGATCG GAGGTGCACAACTTTTTCAAGAAAAACTTCAAGTTCTTGGTCACAGACACAGTGGAACACAGCGATGGGGTTCAGAAATACATCAGGGTACGCGTGGGCTCTGAAGCTGGAGGAGGGCGGGGCCGTGGCGGGCGGGGCGGTGGTGGGAGGGGTGGTGGCGGCAgaggaaggaagaggaagaacaTGAATGGTTCTGATTGGGGAGACGACAGGCCATTTGACAGTAGAGGGTCGTCTAGTTGGCCAGCTAATGCTGGGAAGTTCCTGAG GTTTCACCTTTGCAAAGAAAACAAGGACACCCAAGATGCATTGGGGGTAATAGGAAAAATGTTAGGACTACAG TCACGCTCATTTGGGTTTTCTGGAACAAAGGATAAACGTGCCGTTACGACGCAACAG GTTACCGTTTTCAAGGTACCAGCAAATAAAATTGCTGCACTTAATAAGCGACTATATGGCATCAAAGTTGGAAACTTCTG TTATGTAAAGGAGGGACTTGGTCTTGGTCAGCTCATGGGAAATCGGTTTACCATTACCCTGAG AGGCGTTGTTGCAGAATCGGAAGACATGATAAAGGCTGCTGTGGATGGCTTAGGAAAGAACGGCTTTATCAACTATTATGGTTTGCAG CGCTTTGGAAGTGGTTCAGTACCAACCCACCGTATTGGAGCTGCTTTGCTTAGAGGAGAATGGAAAAATGCTGTAAACTTGGTTCTTGATCCAAGGGAAGGAG AGCGTGATGACATAAAGGAGGTGCGTGAACATTACAAGCAACATGGTGATATTGATATGGCTCTGAGGAACTTCCCTCGCCATCTTGTGGCTGAGAAGGCTATT CTTCAGTGTTTGAGGAAATGCCCTGATAACTATCTACAAGCATTAAAGGGTATACCAAGACCGTTAAGAATGAT GTATGTCCATTCTTACCAAAGTTACCTTTGGAATCATGCTGCCAGCATGAGAGTTGAAAAGTATG GCATTTCACAGGTCGTAGAAGGTGATCTAATCTATACCAAAGAAAGCCATCCTGGAGAAGCAACTTCTGTGGGTACTTCAGAAGTTGATGGCCTTACAAATTCTTCTGAAATTGATATTTGTCCTGAAGCAATTCCAGAAGAAAATATCCAGTCTGTGAAG CTAGTTGATTCTGAAGATTTATCGAAAGGGATCTACTCGTTTGAAGATGTCGTCCTTCCTTTGCCTGG TTCACAAGCATTGTTCCCTGGGAATGAAGTTGCTGAGATTTACCATGAAATGGCTAAAAAG GATGGCATTAGCTTGACAGAGAATGCTCATGGTGTGAA GGAGTTCTCAATTACAAGCATGAAAGGAGGTTACCGTCGGGTGTTCCAGAAGCCTATTGATTTTGAGTG GGAACTCATGACATACACAGATGACAGTGCATCTTTAGCAGAAACCGATTTGGATATTCTCTCTAAAGGCAAGCTTACAGAAGCAAAGGTAGCTAATGAGCCTGCTGCATCTAGTAAAAATTCCGCCTCCAATCCACCTGATTGCAAGATGGAAGAGCCATTGGCGACCTCCATGCCAACCAGTGAAACTAGGTTAGAAGAAAACAAGTCTATTGGCAGCTCAGATACATTGCCAAGCAAACTGGCCGTGAAATTAGCATTTACTTTACCTGCATCATCCTATGCTACAATGGCAATCAGGGAGTTGCTGAAGGATTCAACCTCG GTTGCGTACCAGA
- the LOC109743069 gene encoding NADH dehydrogenase [ubiquinone] flavoprotein 2, mitochondrial: MLPPAARLAARRLLGLASASASQSAARRLSPSPISSPAAAAATGYFSRAFSSALNYHIDSPDNNPNMPWEFTKDNMEKVNEILSHYPSNYKQSGIIPMLDLAQQQHGGWVPVAAMDAIAKIVGVAPIRVYEVATFYSMFNRTKVGKYHLLVCGTTPCMIRGSRDIEDALLKHLGVKRNEVTSDGLFSVGEMECMGCCVNAPMIAVADYTKGSDGYTYNYYEDLTPKRVVELVEMLRRGETPPRGTQNPERKNCGPAGGMTTLLGEPKPPPCRDLDAC; this comes from the exons ATGCTGCCGCCGGCCGCCCGCCTcgcggcccgccgcctcctcggCCTCGCGTCCGCGTCCGCTTCACAGTCCGCCGCCCGACGCCTCTCCCCGTCTCCG AtctcctcccccgccgccgcggccgccacGGGTTACTTCTCCAGGGCCTTCTCTTCCGCGCTTAACTAC CACATCGATTCGCCGGACAACAACCCCAACATGCCGTGGGAGTTCACCAAGGACAACATGGAGAAG GTCAACGAAATCCTATCTCATTACCCAAGCAACTACAAGCAATCTGGTATTATTCCAATGCTGGATCTTGCACAGCAGCAGCATGGTGGATGGGTCCCGGTTGCAGCAATGGACGCT ATTGCTAAAATAGTTGGAGTTGCACCGATCAGGGTCTATGAAGTTGCAACATTTTACTCAATGTTCAATCGGACCAAG GTGGGAAAATATCACCTTTTGGTGTGTGGAACTACACCTTGTATGATTCGTGGTTCACGTGATATTGAAGATGCCCTTTTAAAACACCTTGGAGTTAAACGGAATG AGGTGACAAGCGATGGTTTATTTTCTGTTGGGGAAATGGAATGCATG GGTTGCTGTGTGAATGCTCCCATGATTGCTGTGGCTGACTATACCAAAGGTTCAGATGGTTACACATACAATTATTAT GAAGACCTCACTCCCAAGCGAGTCGTTGAGCTCGTTGAAATGCTTAGAAGAGGAGAAACGCCCCCT CGTGGCACCCAGAACCCAGAGCGGAAAAACTGTGGTCCTGCTGGAGGGATGACCACCTTGCTAGGCGAGCCAAAGCCTCCCCCATGCAGGGACCTGGATGCCTGCTAG
- the LOC109743071 gene encoding multisubstrate pseudouridine synthase 7 isoform X1, with translation MARSSSVTEAEVGISCFTSALPGFRGVLKHRYSDFIVHEVARDGSVVRLTSLDLPDQVGIRASPRRLLGDSARPVPVSPTARALQCVDAKEEEKAAPAADADHSKALELFGELCGEADCHALRGLLEKVAAGGEGDFSPVMLSPDADKAHRSEVHNFFKKNFKFLVTDTVEHSDGVQKYIRVRVGSEAGGGRGRGGRGGGGRGGGGRGRKRKNMNGSDWGDDRPFDSRGSSSWPANAGKFLRFHLCKENKDTQDALGVIGKMLGLQSRSFGFSGTKDKRAVTTQQVTVFKVPANKIAALNKRLYGIKVGNFCYVKEGLGLGQLMGNRFTITLRGVVAESEDMIKAAVDGLGKNGFINYYGLQRFGSGSVPTHRIGAALLRGEWKNAVNLVLDPREGERDDIKEVREHYKQHGDIDMALRNFPRHLVAEKAILQCLRKCPDNYLQALKGIPRPLRMMYVHSYQSYLWNHAASMRVEKYGISQVVEGDLIYTKESHPGEATSVGTSEVDGLTNSSEIDICPEAIPEENIQSVKLVDSEDLSKGIYSFEDVVLPLPGSQALFPGNEVAEIYHEMAKKDGISLTENAHGVKEFSITSMKGGYRRVFQKPIDFEWELMTYTDDSASLAETDLDILSKGKLTEAKVANEPAASSKNSASNPPDCKMEEPLATSMPTSETRLEENKSIGSSDTLPSKLAVKLAFTLPASSYATMAIRELLKDSTSVAYQKTLDC, from the exons ATGGCGCGCTCGAGCTCCGTCACCGAGGCCGAGGTCGGCATCTCCTGCTTCACCTCCGCCCTCCCGggcttccgcggcgtcctcaagCACCGCTACTCCGACTTCATCGTCCACGAGGTCGCCCGCGACGGCTCCGTCGTGCGCctcacctccctcgatctccccgACCAGGTAGGTATTCGCGCCTCCCCGCGACGCCTGCTCGGTGATTCCGCGCGCCCGGTCCCGGTTTCACCCACGGCTCGTGCATTGCAGTGCGTGGatgccaaggaggaggagaaggcggcgccggcggccgaCGCCGACCACTCCAAGGCCCTCGAGTTGTTCGGCGAGCTCTGCGGTGAGGCGGACTGCCATGCGCTGAGGGGGCTTCTCGAGAAGGTCGCGGCCGGCGGCGAGGGTGATTTCTCGCCGGTTATGCTCTCGCCGGATGCTGACAAGGCCCATCGATCG GAGGTGCACAACTTTTTCAAGAAAAACTTCAAGTTCTTGGTCACAGACACAGTGGAACACAGCGATGGGGTTCAGAAATACATCAGGGTACGCGTGGGCTCTGAAGCTGGAGGAGGGCGGGGCCGTGGCGGGCGGGGCGGTGGTGGGAGGGGTGGTGGCGGCAgaggaaggaagaggaagaacaTGAATGGTTCTGATTGGGGAGACGACAGGCCATTTGACAGTAGAGGGTCGTCTAGTTGGCCAGCTAATGCTGGGAAGTTCCTGAG GTTTCACCTTTGCAAAGAAAACAAGGACACCCAAGATGCATTGGGGGTAATAGGAAAAATGTTAGGACTACAG TCACGCTCATTTGGGTTTTCTGGAACAAAGGATAAACGTGCCGTTACGACGCAACAG GTTACCGTTTTCAAGGTACCAGCAAATAAAATTGCTGCACTTAATAAGCGACTATATGGCATCAAAGTTGGAAACTTCTG TTATGTAAAGGAGGGACTTGGTCTTGGTCAGCTCATGGGAAATCGGTTTACCATTACCCTGAG AGGCGTTGTTGCAGAATCGGAAGACATGATAAAGGCTGCTGTGGATGGCTTAGGAAAGAACGGCTTTATCAACTATTATGGTTTGCAG CGCTTTGGAAGTGGTTCAGTACCAACCCACCGTATTGGAGCTGCTTTGCTTAGAGGAGAATGGAAAAATGCTGTAAACTTGGTTCTTGATCCAAGGGAAGGAG AGCGTGATGACATAAAGGAGGTGCGTGAACATTACAAGCAACATGGTGATATTGATATGGCTCTGAGGAACTTCCCTCGCCATCTTGTGGCTGAGAAGGCTATT CTTCAGTGTTTGAGGAAATGCCCTGATAACTATCTACAAGCATTAAAGGGTATACCAAGACCGTTAAGAATGAT GTATGTCCATTCTTACCAAAGTTACCTTTGGAATCATGCTGCCAGCATGAGAGTTGAAAAGTATG GCATTTCACAGGTCGTAGAAGGTGATCTAATCTATACCAAAGAAAGCCATCCTGGAGAAGCAACTTCTGTGGGTACTTCAGAAGTTGATGGCCTTACAAATTCTTCTGAAATTGATATTTGTCCTGAAGCAATTCCAGAAGAAAATATCCAGTCTGTGAAG CTAGTTGATTCTGAAGATTTATCGAAAGGGATCTACTCGTTTGAAGATGTCGTCCTTCCTTTGCCTGG TTCACAAGCATTGTTCCCTGGGAATGAAGTTGCTGAGATTTACCATGAAATGGCTAAAAAG GATGGCATTAGCTTGACAGAGAATGCTCATGGTGTGAA GGAGTTCTCAATTACAAGCATGAAAGGAGGTTACCGTCGGGTGTTCCAGAAGCCTATTGATTTTGAGTG GGAACTCATGACATACACAGATGACAGTGCATCTTTAGCAGAAACCGATTTGGATATTCTCTCTAAAGGCAAGCTTACAGAAGCAAAGGTAGCTAATGAGCCTGCTGCATCTAGTAAAAATTCCGCCTCCAATCCACCTGATTGCAAGATGGAAGAGCCATTGGCGACCTCCATGCCAACCAGTGAAACTAGGTTAGAAGAAAACAAGTCTATTGGCAGCTCAGATACATTGCCAAGCAAACTGGCCGTGAAATTAGCATTTACTTTACCTGCATCATCCTATGCTACAATGGCAATCAGGGAGTTGCTGAAGGATTCAACCTCG GTTGCGTACCAGA